A genome region from Streptomyces antimycoticus includes the following:
- a CDS encoding putative quinol monooxygenase produces MIFITAKFRVLPEHADRWPEIAADFTRDTRAEPGCLWFDWSRSVADPDEYVLVEAFRDEEAGAAHVNSPHFKAAQRTLPPHLAATPRIVNMNVPQEDWSLLGEMAVEDRD; encoded by the coding sequence ATGATCTTCATCACCGCGAAGTTCCGCGTCCTGCCCGAGCATGCGGACCGGTGGCCCGAGATCGCCGCCGATTTCACCCGGGACACCCGCGCCGAGCCGGGCTGTCTGTGGTTCGACTGGTCCCGCAGTGTGGCGGACCCGGACGAGTACGTCCTGGTCGAGGCGTTCCGCGACGAGGAGGCCGGTGCGGCCCACGTCAACTCGCCGCACTTCAAGGCCGCGCAGCGGACCCTGCCGCCGCATCTCGCCGCGACCCCGCGGATCGTCAACATGAACGTCCCGCAGGAGGACTGGTCCCTCCTGGGGGAAATGGCCGTCGAGGACCGCGACTGA
- a CDS encoding helix-turn-helix domain-containing protein yields the protein MDSRRLAPRLLASWQRSERYGLSPEEMRPVFTGSVDTASLLYECGHEALRGLRGTLANEAVSMMIADSDGLVLCRMCDDASISRSLDRVHLAPGFSFAERDVGTNGLGLALADRAPSLVRADEHYCAGLRGYTCAAAPVLDPVTGAVAGSVNLTTWSDSSSGLLLALAQATAGNTTALMLARGTGRKGRSLPPPGRVFRVYADRYEQPDDAHRPLSPGWTDALATARTALVRGRVVAVVGDPGAGKTALLSAARRQMGARERLLSARPPAPGEVDAWLRLWTPELEKDSTCVVVSGVDRLPAWAATELAGLFGRVRRTGGEGSGRMQPFAVTAQRYAAIPDALSPLIDTVVEVPALRLRPDDILPLARHFAHRYRGRAVTFTPAATRALTSYDWPENVRQLRRVVREAAARTDVIDTRHLPAEVFTRSGGHLTRLQLLERDEIVRCLTEPGTTVARAAAKLGMGRATVYRKMARYGIQVPGGRGGTGS from the coding sequence GTGGACAGCCGCCGCCTGGCCCCGCGCCTGCTCGCATCGTGGCAGCGCAGCGAGCGTTACGGCCTGTCGCCGGAGGAGATGCGGCCGGTGTTCACCGGTTCGGTCGACACCGCCTCCCTGCTCTACGAATGCGGCCATGAGGCGCTGCGCGGCCTGCGCGGGACGCTCGCCAACGAGGCGGTCAGCATGATGATCGCGGACAGCGACGGCCTGGTGCTGTGCCGGATGTGCGACGACGCCTCGATCAGCCGGTCCCTCGACCGGGTCCATCTGGCCCCCGGTTTCTCCTTCGCCGAACGGGATGTGGGCACCAACGGGCTCGGCCTCGCCCTGGCCGACCGCGCTCCGTCGCTGGTGAGGGCGGACGAGCACTACTGCGCCGGCCTGCGGGGATACACCTGCGCCGCGGCACCGGTGCTCGACCCGGTCACCGGCGCAGTCGCCGGCAGCGTCAACCTCACCACCTGGTCCGATTCGTCATCGGGGCTGTTGCTGGCCCTGGCACAGGCCACCGCCGGGAACACCACGGCGCTGATGCTGGCCCGGGGCACCGGACGGAAGGGCCGGTCACTCCCGCCGCCGGGCCGGGTGTTCCGGGTGTACGCCGACCGGTACGAGCAGCCCGACGACGCCCATCGGCCGCTCTCCCCCGGCTGGACGGACGCCCTCGCGACGGCGCGTACGGCCCTGGTCCGCGGGCGGGTGGTCGCGGTGGTCGGTGACCCGGGCGCGGGGAAGACCGCGCTGCTCTCCGCCGCCCGTCGGCAGATGGGGGCACGGGAGCGCCTGCTCAGCGCGCGTCCGCCCGCTCCCGGCGAGGTCGATGCCTGGCTGCGGCTGTGGACTCCCGAGCTGGAGAAGGACAGCACCTGCGTCGTCGTCTCCGGGGTGGACCGGCTGCCGGCCTGGGCCGCCACCGAGCTGGCCGGGTTGTTCGGCCGGGTGCGCCGGACGGGCGGGGAGGGCTCCGGGCGTATGCAGCCGTTCGCCGTCACGGCCCAGCGGTACGCCGCGATCCCGGACGCGCTGAGCCCCCTGATCGACACGGTGGTCGAGGTGCCCGCCCTGCGCCTGCGGCCCGACGACATCCTGCCGCTGGCCCGCCACTTCGCCCATCGGTACCGCGGCCGCGCGGTGACCTTCACACCTGCCGCGACCCGGGCGCTGACCTCCTACGACTGGCCCGAGAACGTGAGGCAGCTGCGGCGGGTGGTGCGGGAGGCGGCGGCCAGGACGGATGTGATCGACACCCGGCATCTCCCGGCCGAGGTGTTCACCCGCTCGGGCGGCCATCTGACCCGGCTGCAGCTTCTCGAACGCGACGAGATCGTGCGCTGTCTGACCGAGCCGGGCACGACGGTGGCACGGGCCGCGGCCAAGCTGGGCATGGGCCGCGCCACCGTCTACCGCAAGATGGCCCGCTACGGCATCCAGGTGCCGGGCGGGCGGGGAGGCACCGGGTCCTAA
- a CDS encoding sugar ABC transporter permease, whose translation MRDQRRGPLASVGLHTTLVIASAVAVFPPLWLVVTSFKPKSEAFSTDVVKNPTLGNYRHVLGDTEFLTWFGNSLFIVVITTILGVFIAATTGYAVSRFRFPGMRPLMWLLLITQMFPVAILIVPLYNIMSTLGWLNQPISLIVTYLTVAVPFCAWMMKGFFDTIPVEIDESGRVDGLNPFGTFWRLVVPLAKPGLAVTAFYTFITAWAEVAYASAFMTGEDNLTLAAGLQTFVNQYTSDWGSMTAAAVMIAIPAALVFSWAQRHLVAGLTAGATKS comes from the coding sequence ATGCGCGACCAACGACGCGGCCCGCTCGCCTCCGTCGGGCTGCACACGACGCTCGTCATCGCCTCCGCCGTCGCGGTCTTCCCGCCGCTGTGGCTGGTGGTGACCTCGTTCAAGCCCAAGAGCGAGGCGTTCAGCACCGATGTGGTGAAGAACCCGACGCTGGGGAACTATCGACACGTCCTGGGCGACACCGAGTTCCTCACCTGGTTCGGCAACTCGCTGTTCATCGTGGTCATCACCACGATCCTGGGCGTCTTCATCGCGGCCACCACCGGCTACGCCGTCAGCCGCTTCCGCTTCCCCGGGATGCGCCCGCTGATGTGGCTGCTGCTGATCACCCAGATGTTCCCGGTGGCCATCCTCATCGTGCCGCTGTACAACATCATGTCGACGCTGGGCTGGCTCAACCAGCCGATCTCGCTCATCGTCACCTACCTCACCGTGGCCGTGCCGTTCTGCGCCTGGATGATGAAGGGCTTCTTCGACACCATCCCGGTGGAGATCGACGAATCGGGCCGGGTCGACGGCCTCAACCCGTTCGGGACCTTCTGGCGGCTGGTCGTCCCGCTGGCCAAGCCGGGGCTCGCGGTGACCGCGTTCTACACCTTCATCACCGCCTGGGCCGAGGTCGCCTACGCCTCCGCCTTCATGACGGGCGAGGACAACCTCACGCTCGCCGCCGGGCTGCAGACCTTCGTCAACCAGTACACCTCCGACTGGGGCTCCATGACGGCCGCGGCCGTCATGATCGCCATCCCGGCGGCGCTGGTGTTCTCCTGGGCCCAGCGCCATCTCGTCGCCGGGCTCACGGCCGGAGCGACCAAGTCGTGA
- a CDS encoding alpha-amylase encodes MAGNRIPLATALALAAGSVALFALPPQTAQATPPGTKDVTAELFEWRYDSVAKECTSTLGPAGYGYVEVSPATEHIQGGQWWTSYQPVSYKIAGRLGDRTAFKNMIDTCHSAGVKVVADAVINHMSAGSGTGTGGSSYTKYSYPGIYQAQDMDDCTSQISNYQDRWNVQHCELVGLADLDTGESYVRTRIAQYLNDLLSLGVDGFRVDGAKHIPTEDLAAIKGQLSDPGVYWKQEVIYGEGEAVSPTEYLRNGDVQEFRYGRDLKRVFQGEKLAHLKNFGEGWGYMASGQSGVFVDNWDTERNGSTLTYKNGADYTLANVFMLAWPYGSPDVHSGYEFSDNDAGPPNGGSVGACYQDGWKCQHKWPEIMSMVALRNTARGASVTNWWDNGNNAIAFGRGDKAYVAINHESGSLTQTFQTSLPAGGYCDVQSGKAVTVDSSGKFTATLGANTAVALHVGARNCG; translated from the coding sequence ATGGCCGGCAACCGCATTCCCCTTGCCACCGCACTCGCCCTCGCGGCGGGCTCGGTGGCCCTTTTCGCACTGCCCCCGCAGACGGCCCAGGCGACACCGCCCGGCACCAAGGACGTCACCGCCGAACTCTTCGAGTGGCGTTACGACTCCGTCGCCAAGGAGTGCACCAGCACCCTCGGCCCCGCCGGATACGGCTATGTCGAGGTGTCGCCCGCCACCGAGCACATCCAGGGCGGCCAGTGGTGGACCTCCTACCAGCCCGTCAGCTACAAGATCGCCGGACGGCTCGGCGACCGCACCGCCTTCAAGAACATGATCGACACCTGTCACTCGGCGGGCGTCAAGGTGGTCGCCGACGCCGTCATCAACCACATGTCCGCCGGATCCGGCACCGGCACCGGCGGCTCCTCGTACACCAAGTACAGCTATCCCGGGATCTACCAGGCCCAGGACATGGACGACTGCACCTCGCAGATCAGCAACTACCAGGACCGCTGGAATGTGCAGCACTGCGAGCTGGTGGGCCTGGCCGACCTGGACACCGGTGAGAGCTACGTCCGCACCCGGATAGCGCAGTACCTGAACGACCTGCTCTCGCTCGGCGTGGACGGCTTCCGCGTCGACGGCGCCAAGCACATCCCGACCGAGGACCTGGCCGCCATCAAGGGCCAGTTGAGCGACCCCGGCGTCTACTGGAAGCAGGAGGTCATCTACGGCGAGGGCGAGGCGGTCTCCCCGACGGAGTATCTGCGCAACGGCGATGTGCAGGAGTTCCGCTACGGCCGTGATCTCAAGCGGGTGTTCCAGGGCGAGAAGCTGGCGCATCTGAAGAACTTCGGCGAGGGCTGGGGCTATATGGCGAGCGGCCAGTCCGGTGTCTTCGTCGACAACTGGGACACCGAGCGCAACGGCTCCACCCTCACCTACAAGAACGGGGCCGACTACACCCTCGCCAACGTCTTCATGCTGGCCTGGCCCTACGGCTCCCCGGACGTCCACTCCGGATACGAGTTCAGCGACAACGACGCGGGCCCGCCGAACGGCGGCTCGGTGGGCGCCTGTTACCAGGACGGCTGGAAGTGCCAGCACAAGTGGCCCGAGATCATGAGCATGGTCGCCCTCCGCAACACGGCCCGGGGCGCCTCGGTGACCAACTGGTGGGACAACGGCAACAACGCCATCGCCTTCGGACGCGGCGACAAGGCGTACGTGGCCATCAACCACGAAAGCGGCTCCCTCACCCAGACCTTCCAGACCTCGCTCCCGGCCGGCGGCTACTGCGATGTGCAGAGCGGCAAGGCCGTGACCGTCGACTCCTCGGGGAAGTTCACCGCCACGCTGGGCGCCAATACGGCGGTGGCACTGCATGTGGGCGCCCGTAATTGCGGCTGA
- a CDS encoding NAD(P)-dependent alcohol dehydrogenase, translating into MRAVQVVGYGQHPRMADVPEPEVTGPYDVIVKIGGAGVCRTDLHILEGQWADKSGVSLPYTIGHENAGWVHAVGSAVTHVAEGDKVIVHPLITCGLCPACRTGDDVHCEQSLFPGIDTAGGYAEYLKTSARSVVKIDDSLEPSDVAALADAGLTAYHAAAKAAGRLRPGTRCVIIGAGGLGHIGVQVLKALTAAELIVVDRNPDAVELAVSIGADHGIVANGGQVEEVLELTGGQGAETVVDFVGEGGATRDGVRMLRRAGDYHVVGYGENIDVPTIDIISAEINFIGNLVGSYTDLCELMVLAAQDRVRLHTTTYPLDRFQDALDDLDAGRIRGRAILVP; encoded by the coding sequence ATGAGGGCAGTCCAGGTCGTGGGCTACGGCCAGCACCCGCGGATGGCCGATGTACCGGAACCCGAGGTCACCGGCCCGTACGACGTGATCGTCAAGATCGGGGGCGCGGGTGTGTGCCGCACCGACCTCCACATCCTCGAGGGCCAGTGGGCGGACAAGTCCGGGGTGAGCCTGCCGTACACCATCGGGCATGAGAACGCCGGCTGGGTCCATGCGGTGGGCAGCGCGGTCACCCATGTCGCCGAGGGCGACAAGGTCATCGTGCATCCCCTGATCACCTGCGGGCTGTGCCCCGCATGCCGGACCGGCGACGACGTCCACTGCGAGCAGAGCCTCTTCCCCGGCATCGACACCGCCGGCGGCTACGCCGAGTATCTGAAGACCTCCGCCCGCAGCGTCGTGAAGATCGACGACTCCCTCGAACCGTCCGACGTCGCGGCGCTCGCCGACGCGGGGCTCACCGCCTACCACGCCGCGGCCAAGGCCGCCGGACGGCTGCGCCCCGGGACCAGGTGTGTGATCATCGGCGCGGGCGGGCTGGGACACATCGGCGTGCAGGTGCTCAAAGCCCTCACGGCCGCCGAGCTCATCGTGGTCGACCGCAACCCCGACGCGGTCGAACTGGCCGTCTCCATCGGCGCCGACCACGGGATCGTGGCGAACGGAGGCCAGGTCGAGGAGGTGCTCGAGCTGACGGGCGGGCAGGGCGCCGAGACGGTCGTCGACTTCGTCGGTGAGGGCGGTGCCACCCGGGACGGTGTGCGCATGCTGCGCCGTGCGGGCGACTACCACGTGGTGGGGTACGGCGAGAACATCGATGTGCCGACGATCGACATCATCTCCGCCGAAATCAACTTCATCGGCAATCTCGTCGGCTCCTACACCGATCTGTGCGAGCTGATGGTGCTCGCCGCGCAGGACCGCGTGCGCCTGCACACCACCACCTATCCGCTGGACCGGTTCCAGGACGCCCTGGACGACCTCGACGCCGGACGGATCCGCGGGCGCGCCATTCTCGTCCCCTGA
- a CDS encoding LacI family DNA-binding transcriptional regulator, which yields MTSPPAAGPRLADIAAQAKVSEATVSRVLNGKAGVADTTRQRVLAALDVLGYERPVRLRRRSAGLVGLVIPELTNPVFPAFAQIIEQVLAGHGYTPILCTQMPGGATEDELVEQLEERDVAGIVFMSGLHADTTADPARYDRLAGRKVPFVLINGYNEHIQATFVSPDDRAAARMAVRHLSALGHHRIGLAVGPARYVPAQRKVEGFLAASTELLGRSPGEAGELVRHTLFSVEGGQVAAATLLDRGCTGIVCGSDLMALGVIREAARRGLRVPHEVSVVGFDDSPLIAFTDPPLTTVRQPVQSMATAAVGALLEEMAGNPVQHTEFVFQPDLVVRGSTAQAPPAV from the coding sequence GTGACGAGCCCACCCGCGGCGGGGCCGCGGCTCGCCGATATCGCCGCACAGGCCAAGGTCAGCGAGGCCACCGTCAGCCGGGTGCTCAACGGCAAGGCGGGGGTGGCGGACACCACCCGGCAGCGGGTGCTCGCCGCCCTCGACGTCCTCGGCTACGAACGGCCGGTGCGGCTGCGGCGGCGCAGCGCCGGGCTGGTCGGCCTGGTGATCCCGGAGCTGACCAACCCGGTCTTCCCCGCCTTCGCGCAGATCATCGAGCAGGTGCTGGCCGGCCATGGCTACACCCCGATCCTGTGCACCCAGATGCCGGGCGGCGCCACCGAGGACGAGCTGGTGGAGCAGTTGGAGGAGCGCGATGTGGCGGGCATCGTCTTCATGTCCGGACTGCACGCCGACACCACGGCCGACCCCGCCCGCTACGACCGGCTGGCCGGGCGCAAGGTGCCGTTCGTGCTGATCAACGGCTACAACGAGCACATCCAGGCCACCTTCGTCTCGCCCGATGACCGGGCGGCGGCGCGGATGGCCGTCCGCCATCTGTCCGCGCTCGGCCACCACCGGATCGGCCTCGCGGTGGGGCCCGCCCGCTATGTCCCCGCGCAGCGCAAGGTCGAGGGGTTCCTCGCGGCCAGCACCGAGCTGCTCGGCCGATCGCCCGGCGAGGCGGGGGAGTTGGTGCGGCATACGCTCTTCAGCGTCGAGGGCGGACAGGTGGCGGCGGCCACGCTGCTGGACCGGGGCTGTACGGGCATCGTGTGCGGCAGCGATCTGATGGCGCTCGGGGTGATCCGGGAGGCGGCCCGGCGGGGGCTGCGGGTGCCGCACGAGGTGTCGGTGGTCGGCTTCGACGACTCCCCGCTGATCGCCTTCACCGATCCGCCGCTGACCACCGTCCGCCAGCCGGTGCAGTCGATGGCGACGGCGGCGGTGGGGGCGCTGCTGGAGGAGATGGCCGGAAACCCGGTGCAGCACACGGAGTTCGTCTTCCAGCCGGACCTGGTCGTCCGCGGCTCAACGGCCCAGGCGCCGCCCGCCGTTTAG